One genomic segment of Burkholderiaceae bacterium includes these proteins:
- a CDS encoding feruloyl-CoA synthase, with the protein MTAQATAAPPRYRALRFGVTRALTQGGAGGTQYLSADQALQPFGTRMSDSLAHWARTTPDASFMAQRQRLPDASLGDWRHLSYAQALDGARRIGQALLERGLSAERPVLILSENGLEHALLALGCLWAGVPWCPASPAYSLISQDFGKLRHVIQTLTPGLIWADDGARYGKAIAATAPADAEVVLSRNPGATALQGRASTPLAALLATAPTPAVDAAQAATGPDSILKFLFTSGSTKLPKAVINTHRMWCANQQQMRQSMPVLQDEKPVLVDWLPWNHTFGGNHNVGMVLANGGTLYIDEGRPTPALVGETLRNLREIAPTLYFNVPTGFDAIASAMKTDDALRRNFLSRVKMFFYAGASLAQPVWESLFESAERELGERVVMTCGFGMTESSPYGLFPTSPDIRAGDLGLPTPGMECKLVPVDGKLELRYRGPNITPGYWRAPEATAEAFDDEGFFRTGDAVAWIDPADPHRGLRFDGRIAEDFKLATGTFVSVGPLRARVTAGGAPYIQDVVLTGLNRHEVGALVFPTPAVRSLAGLPADAPLAEVLRHPAVRARFQSLVTDLSLTATGSANRVARLMLLAEPPSIDKGEVTDKGSINQRAVLKERDALVQALYDETPGFDVIKPGVA; encoded by the coding sequence ATGACCGCGCAGGCCACCGCCGCCCCGCCCCGCTACCGCGCGCTGCGCTTCGGCGTCACCCGCGCGCTGACGCAAGGCGGCGCGGGCGGCACGCAATACCTCAGCGCCGACCAGGCCCTGCAGCCCTTCGGCACGCGCATGTCCGACAGCCTGGCGCACTGGGCGCGCACCACGCCCGACGCCAGCTTCATGGCCCAGCGCCAGCGCCTGCCCGACGCCAGCCTGGGCGACTGGCGCCACCTGAGCTACGCCCAGGCGCTGGATGGCGCGCGCCGCATCGGCCAGGCGCTGCTGGAGCGCGGCCTTTCGGCCGAGCGGCCGGTGCTGATCCTGAGCGAGAACGGCCTGGAGCACGCGCTGCTGGCGCTGGGCTGCCTGTGGGCGGGCGTGCCCTGGTGCCCGGCCTCGCCCGCCTACTCGCTCATCAGCCAGGACTTCGGCAAGCTGCGCCACGTCATCCAGACCCTCACGCCCGGCCTGATCTGGGCCGACGACGGCGCGCGCTACGGCAAGGCCATCGCCGCCACCGCGCCGGCGGACGCCGAAGTCGTGCTCTCGCGCAACCCCGGCGCCACCGCGCTGCAGGGTCGCGCCAGTACGCCGCTGGCCGCGCTGCTGGCCACCGCGCCCACGCCCGCCGTGGACGCGGCGCAGGCCGCCACCGGCCCCGACAGCATCCTCAAATTTTTGTTCACCAGCGGCTCGACCAAGCTGCCCAAGGCCGTCATCAACACCCACCGCATGTGGTGCGCCAACCAGCAGCAGATGCGCCAGTCCATGCCCGTGCTGCAGGACGAAAAGCCCGTCCTGGTCGACTGGCTGCCCTGGAACCACACCTTCGGCGGCAACCACAACGTGGGCATGGTGCTGGCCAACGGCGGCACGCTCTACATCGACGAAGGCCGGCCCACGCCGGCGCTGGTGGGCGAGACGCTGCGCAACCTGCGCGAGATCGCGCCCACGCTGTACTTCAACGTGCCGACCGGGTTTGACGCCATCGCCAGCGCCATGAAGACCGACGACGCGCTGCGCCGCAACTTCCTCTCGCGCGTGAAGATGTTCTTCTACGCCGGCGCGTCGCTGGCCCAGCCGGTGTGGGAGTCGCTGTTCGAGAGCGCCGAGCGCGAGCTGGGCGAGCGCGTGGTGATGACCTGCGGCTTCGGCATGACCGAGTCCTCGCCCTACGGCCTGTTTCCCACCAGCCCCGACATCCGGGCGGGCGACCTGGGCCTGCCCACGCCGGGCATGGAATGCAAGCTGGTGCCCGTCGACGGCAAGCTGGAGCTGCGCTACCGCGGCCCCAACATCACGCCCGGCTACTGGCGCGCGCCCGAGGCCACGGCCGAGGCCTTCGACGACGAGGGGTTCTTCCGCACCGGCGACGCCGTGGCCTGGATCGACCCCGCCGACCCGCACCGCGGCCTGCGCTTCGACGGCCGCATCGCCGAGGACTTCAAGCTGGCCACCGGCACCTTCGTCAGCGTGGGGCCGCTGCGCGCGCGCGTGACCGCCGGCGGCGCCCCCTACATCCAGGACGTGGTGCTCACGGGCCTGAACCGGCACGAGGTGGGCGCGCTGGTGTTTCCCACCCCGGCGGTGCGCAGCCTGGCCGGGCTGCCGGCCGACGCGCCGCTGGCCGAGGTGCTGCGCCACCCCGCCGTGCGCGCCCGGTTCCAGAGCCTGGTGACCGACCTGTCGCTCACCGCCACCGGCAGCGCCAACCGCGTGGCGCGCCTGATGCTGCTGGCCGAGCCGCCCTCCATCGACAAGGGCGAAGTGACCGACAAGGGCTCGATCAACCAGCGCGCGGTGCTCAAGGAACGCGACGCGCTGGTCCAGGCGCTGTACGACGAGACGCCCGGATTCGACGTCATCAAGCCGGGGGTGGCGTAG
- a CDS encoding crotonase/enoyl-CoA hydratase family protein, with translation MQSKPKDLSVSFAGASRQIAIVRLARGAKRNALSDGLVAELRDAFQNLPDTVRAAVLAGDGEHFCAGLDLSELKERDAGAGLHHSRGWHVALDAIQYGPVPVVAALHGAVVGGGLELAASAHIRVADASTFYALPEGSRGIFVGGGGSVRIPKLIGVARMTDMMFTGRVYNAEDGERLGFAQYLVPAGTAFDKALELAERIAGNAPLTNYALMHALPRIAEQPADHGLMTEALMAAIAQSAPEAKQRVRDFLAGKAGTKVKKG, from the coding sequence ATGCAGAGCAAGCCCAAAGACCTTTCCGTCAGCTTCGCCGGCGCCAGCCGGCAGATCGCCATCGTGCGCCTGGCGCGCGGCGCCAAGCGCAATGCGCTGTCGGACGGCCTGGTGGCCGAGCTGCGCGACGCCTTCCAGAACCTGCCGGACACCGTGCGCGCCGCCGTGCTGGCCGGTGACGGCGAGCATTTTTGCGCCGGGCTGGACCTGTCGGAGCTGAAAGAGCGCGACGCCGGCGCCGGCCTGCACCACTCGCGCGGCTGGCACGTGGCGCTGGACGCCATCCAGTACGGCCCGGTGCCGGTGGTGGCCGCCCTGCACGGCGCGGTGGTGGGCGGCGGGCTGGAGCTGGCCGCCAGCGCCCACATCCGCGTGGCCGATGCCAGCACCTTCTACGCCCTGCCCGAGGGCTCGCGCGGCATCTTCGTGGGCGGCGGCGGCTCGGTGCGCATCCCCAAGCTGATCGGCGTGGCGCGCATGACCGACATGATGTTCACCGGCCGCGTCTACAACGCCGAGGACGGCGAGCGCCTCGGTTTTGCCCAGTACCTGGTGCCGGCCGGCACCGCCTTCGACAAGGCGCTGGAGCTGGCCGAGCGCATCGCCGGCAACGCGCCGCTGACCAACTACGCGCTGATGCACGCGCTGCCCCGCATCGCCGAGCAGCCGGCCGACCACGGCCTGATGACCGAGGCGCTGATGGCGGCCATCGCCCAGTCGGCGCCCGAAGCCAAGCAGCGCGTGCGCGACTTTCTGGCCGGCAAGGCGGGCACCAAGGTCAAGAAGGGCTGA
- a CDS encoding tripartite tricarboxylate transporter substrate binding protein, with protein MQRRDFLSLAAAAVPLGAAQAAGFPAKPIRIVVPNAPGGAADITARAVGEHMARTLGQAVIVDNKPGAGGVVAGQAVAAAAPDGYTLLLISSGTAVSQALFKSLPYDTLKAFAPVAPLATFDLVIVGKAGGPFKTLGELIDYGRKNPGKLNIGTPNIGTTQNLAAELFKSAAGLDLQVVPFKGTPDVVAAIRGDQIQAGLDILSPLLTQIQGHVLQPLAVTGARRSRLLPDVPTAQEAGVKGLNAASWNGLAVPAGTPAAVIERLNQAVNAALKDADVRAKLEGLNLDPHPGSPKDAQAMLAGDIQRWGEVIAKAKIQRM; from the coding sequence ATGCAACGCCGTGACTTCCTTTCCCTGGCCGCCGCCGCCGTCCCGCTGGGCGCGGCGCAGGCGGCGGGCTTTCCCGCCAAGCCGATCCGCATCGTCGTGCCCAACGCGCCAGGCGGCGCGGCCGACATCACGGCGCGCGCCGTGGGCGAGCACATGGCGCGCACCCTGGGCCAGGCGGTGATCGTCGACAACAAGCCCGGCGCCGGCGGCGTGGTCGCCGGCCAGGCGGTGGCCGCGGCCGCGCCCGACGGCTACACGCTGCTGCTGATCTCCAGCGGCACCGCCGTCAGCCAGGCCCTGTTCAAGTCGCTGCCCTACGACACGCTCAAGGCCTTCGCGCCCGTGGCGCCGCTGGCCACGTTCGACCTGGTCATCGTCGGCAAGGCGGGCGGCCCCTTCAAGACGCTGGGCGAGCTGATCGACTACGGGCGCAAGAACCCCGGCAAGCTGAACATCGGCACGCCCAACATCGGCACCACGCAGAACCTGGCGGCCGAGCTGTTCAAGAGCGCCGCCGGGCTGGACCTGCAGGTGGTGCCCTTCAAGGGCACGCCCGACGTGGTGGCCGCCATCCGCGGCGACCAGATCCAGGCCGGGCTGGACATCCTCAGCCCGCTGCTGACGCAGATCCAGGGCCACGTGCTGCAGCCGTTGGCGGTGACCGGCGCCAGGCGCTCGCGCCTGCTGCCCGACGTGCCGACCGCGCAGGAGGCGGGCGTCAAGGGCCTGAACGCCGCGTCCTGGAACGGCCTGGCGGTGCCCGCGGGCACGCCGGCCGCCGTGATCGAGCGGCTGAACCAGGCGGTGAACGCCGCGCTGAAGGACGCCGACGTGCGCGCCAAGCTGGAGGGGCTCAACCTCGACCCGCACCCCGGCTCGCCCAAGGACGCGCAGGCCATGCTGGCCGGCGACATCCAGCGCTGGGGCGAGGTGATCGCCAAGGCCAAAATCCAGCGCATGTGA
- a CDS encoding fumarylacetoacetate hydrolase, producing MHASPRPLVRGLAVLAAAALLAACASAPPQAPIVQTAGCLSDAQVDTWLADYNARKPAMNPPETMTMPDAACTRAKLQQRLAAQAGPLVGYKAGLTNPAVQKKFNTDQPVWGALYLSMLLDSGATVSAAFGARPLYEADLLVRVKDAGINAARTPAEVLRHVDQIVPFIELPDLMVQAPPKLNGVGVSAINVGARLGVRGPGLPVPADAAGQAKLLAELRDMNVSLTDAQGARLGGGKGSDVLEHPLNAVVWLAGALKQEGLAMQPGQLISLGSFSALLPPKPGLKATVHYDGVPGLQPVTVTFH from the coding sequence ATGCACGCATCACCCCGCCCCCTGGTTCGAGGCCTCGCCGTGCTGGCCGCGGCGGCCCTGCTGGCCGCCTGCGCCAGCGCGCCGCCGCAGGCGCCCATCGTGCAGACCGCCGGTTGCCTGAGCGACGCGCAGGTCGACACCTGGCTGGCGGACTACAACGCCCGCAAGCCGGCGATGAACCCACCGGAGACCATGACCATGCCCGACGCCGCCTGCACCCGGGCCAAGCTGCAGCAACGCCTGGCCGCGCAGGCCGGCCCGCTGGTGGGCTACAAGGCGGGCCTGACCAACCCCGCGGTGCAGAAAAAGTTCAACACCGACCAGCCGGTGTGGGGCGCGCTGTACCTGAGCATGCTGCTGGACAGCGGCGCCACGGTGAGCGCGGCCTTCGGCGCGCGCCCGCTGTACGAGGCCGACCTGCTGGTGCGCGTGAAGGACGCGGGCATCAACGCCGCCAGGACCCCGGCCGAGGTGCTGCGGCACGTCGACCAGATCGTGCCCTTCATCGAGCTGCCCGACCTGATGGTGCAGGCCCCGCCCAAACTCAACGGCGTGGGCGTGAGCGCCATCAACGTCGGCGCGCGCCTGGGCGTGCGCGGCCCCGGCCTGCCGGTGCCGGCCGATGCCGCCGGCCAGGCCAAGCTGCTTGCCGAGCTGCGCGACATGAACGTCAGCCTGACCGACGCCCAGGGCGCCAGGCTGGGCGGCGGCAAGGGCAGCGACGTGCTGGAGCATCCGCTCAACGCCGTGGTGTGGCTGGCCGGCGCGCTGAAGCAGGAAGGGCTGGCCATGCAGCCGGGGCAGCTCATCAGCCTGGGCTCGTTCTCGGCCCTGCTGCCGCCCAAGCCGGGGCTGAAGGCCACCGTCCACTACGACGGCGTGCCGGGGCTGCAGCCGGTGACCGTCACGTTCCACTGA
- a CDS encoding alpha/beta hydrolase, whose amino-acid sequence MRLLLERMARAPYPPLHTLSAQAARQAYEKSAGVLEVPKPTLARVQELAIPARDGTALRARLLAPSAAPGLPVLLYLHGGGFTIGSIDTHDTLCRVLAAQSGAAVLALDYRLAPEHRFPTAVHDAWDALQWLVGEGARTLGLDAARIAVGGDSAGGTLAAVSSIQARDAGLPLALQLLVYPGTTAHQDTPSHAAHADDPMLDRLQIDWFFAQYIDPAQRADWRFAPLLADDVDGVAPAWLGLAECDPLVDEGVMYADRLRAAGVPVGLEIYRGVVHGFVQMGRALPEARRFHHDAAQALREALKPEIHHD is encoded by the coding sequence ATGCGCCTGCTGCTCGAGCGCATGGCGCGCGCGCCGTACCCGCCGCTGCACACGCTCAGCGCGCAGGCGGCCCGGCAGGCCTACGAAAAATCCGCCGGCGTGCTGGAGGTGCCCAAGCCCACGCTGGCGCGCGTGCAGGAGCTGGCCATCCCCGCGCGCGACGGCACCGCGCTGCGCGCCCGCCTGCTGGCCCCATCCGCCGCGCCGGGGCTGCCGGTGCTGCTGTACCTGCACGGCGGGGGCTTCACCATCGGCAGCATCGACACGCACGACACCCTGTGCCGCGTGCTGGCGGCGCAAAGCGGCGCGGCCGTGCTGGCGCTGGACTATCGGCTGGCGCCCGAGCACCGCTTTCCCACCGCCGTGCACGACGCCTGGGACGCCCTGCAATGGCTGGTGGGCGAGGGCGCGCGCACGCTGGGGCTGGACGCGGCGCGCATCGCCGTCGGCGGCGACTCGGCCGGCGGCACGCTGGCGGCCGTGAGCAGCATCCAGGCGCGCGATGCCGGCCTGCCGCTGGCGCTGCAGCTGCTGGTCTATCCCGGTACCACGGCGCACCAGGACACGCCCTCGCACGCCGCCCACGCCGACGACCCGATGCTCGACCGGCTGCAGATCGACTGGTTCTTTGCCCAGTACATCGACCCGGCGCAGCGCGCGGACTGGCGCTTTGCCCCCCTGCTGGCCGACGACGTGGACGGCGTCGCACCCGCCTGGCTGGGCCTAGCCGAGTGCGACCCGCTGGTCGACGAAGGCGTGATGTACGCCGACCGGCTGCGCGCGGCCGGCGTGCCGGTCGGCCTGGAAATCTACCGCGGCGTGGTGCACGGCTTCGTGCAGATGGGCCGCGCGCTGCCCGAGGCGCGGCGCTTTCACCATGACGCGGCGCAGGCGCTGCGCGAAGCCTTGAAACCGGAAATCCACCATGACTGA
- a CDS encoding GNAT family N-acetyltransferase — protein MTEATVGDWATLGEAARAVRTAVFIEEQGIARADEWDAADAQVLHAVVRNPLGQPVATGRLLQDAPGVGRIGRMAVLRPLRGTGLGAAVIAALEQAARARGDREVRLNAQRSAEGFYRRLGYEPVGEPFDEVGIEHVAMRKALGA, from the coding sequence ATGACTGAAGCAACCGTTGGCGACTGGGCCACGCTGGGCGAAGCGGCGCGCGCCGTGCGCACCGCCGTCTTCATCGAGGAGCAGGGCATTGCCCGCGCCGACGAATGGGACGCCGCCGATGCCCAGGTGCTGCACGCCGTGGTGCGCAACCCCCTGGGCCAGCCCGTGGCCACCGGCCGCCTGCTGCAGGACGCGCCGGGCGTGGGCCGCATCGGCCGCATGGCGGTGCTGCGCCCGCTGCGCGGCACGGGGCTGGGAGCGGCCGTCATCGCCGCGCTGGAGCAGGCCGCCCGCGCCCGCGGCGACCGCGAAGTGCGCCTGAACGCGCAGCGCAGCGCCGAGGGCTTCTATCGGCGGCTGGGGTATGAGCCGGTGGGCGAGCCGTTCGACGAGGTCGGCATCGAGCACGTCGCCATGCGCAAGGCGCTGGGCGCCTGA
- a CDS encoding folate-binding protein YgfZ: MSVPVSASAAALSGIAALPHLGVIRAQGEQAADFLQGQLTQDVQAMPVGQARLAAYCNAKGRMLASFVVCRCAPDAFWLVCSRDLLAPTLKKLSMFVLRAKVALGDASDALAVHGLIGDASISIAADAYQTSAAGPNNSAFVAPLPPSDGVARALWIGPAGRPPPAGPALPAERWDWAAVRSGVATLTAPVAEAFVPQMLNYESVDGVSFKKGCYPGQEVVARSQFRGAVKRRAYVGWVDGAAQAGQDVFALDEPGQPVGLIAQAAPAPQGGMAVIASIQLAATQAAGLRVGAADGPALTGLHQPYPLIEI, encoded by the coding sequence ATGTCTGTCCCCGTGTCCGCATCCGCCGCCGCCCTGTCCGGCATCGCCGCCCTGCCCCATCTGGGCGTGATCCGCGCCCAGGGCGAGCAGGCGGCCGACTTCCTGCAGGGCCAGTTGACGCAGGACGTCCAGGCCATGCCCGTCGGCCAGGCGCGCCTGGCGGCGTATTGCAACGCCAAGGGCCGCATGCTGGCCAGCTTCGTCGTCTGCCGGTGCGCGCCCGACGCGTTCTGGCTGGTCTGCAGCCGCGACCTGCTGGCGCCGACGCTGAAAAAATTGTCGATGTTCGTGCTGCGCGCCAAGGTGGCATTGGGCGATGCGTCGGACGCGCTGGCGGTGCACGGCTTGATCGGCGATGCTTCAATTTCGATAGCTGCTGACGCCTACCAGACAAGCGCCGCAGGCCCAAACAATTCTGCATTCGTGGCCCCGCTGCCGCCCAGCGACGGCGTGGCCCGCGCGCTGTGGATCGGCCCCGCCGGCAGACCGCCGCCCGCCGGCCCCGCCCTGCCCGCCGAGCGGTGGGACTGGGCCGCCGTGCGCAGCGGCGTGGCCACGCTCACCGCGCCGGTGGCCGAGGCCTTCGTGCCGCAGATGCTCAACTACGAGTCGGTCGATGGCGTCAGCTTCAAGAAGGGCTGCTACCCCGGCCAGGAGGTGGTGGCGCGCAGCCAGTTCCGCGGCGCGGTCAAGCGGCGCGCCTACGTGGGCTGGGTCGATGGCGCGGCGCAGGCCGGGCAGGATGTTTTTGCGCTGGACGAGCCGGGCCAGCCGGTGGGCTTGATCGCCCAGGCCGCGCCCGCGCCGCAGGGCGGCATGGCGGTGATCGCGTCGATCCAGCTGGCGGCGACGCAGGCCGCCGGCCTGCGTGTCGGCGCCGCCGACGGACCGGCCCTGACGGGCCTGCACCAGCCCTACCCGCTGATCGAGATCTGA
- the mltG gene encoding endolytic transglycosylase MltG, translated as MRVNYHGRPCFFPAVLTRLLRRLLLLLLVAAAVAAGALGWWVTQPLALSGDTVEVRVPAGASLRTAARQAARAGVRAPADLLYAYFRWKVEPQQTIKPGDYEVTRGMTAGDLLDKLVRGDRIMLPVTLVEGWTFKQVRQALAQAEHLAHDTAAMTPAEIMGALGRPGVAPEGRFFPDTYLYAKDSGELAVLREALQLMDKRLAAAWDARAPGLPLKSPDEALVLASLVEKETGQAADRPEIAGVFINRLRIGMRLQTDPSVIYGLGDAFDGNLRRRDLTADTPFNTYTRAGLPPTPIAMPGKASLMAAVQPADTKALYFVARGDGSSHFSPTLDEHNRAVNKYQRGGGN; from the coding sequence ATGAGGGTGAATTATCATGGCCGCCCCTGTTTTTTTCCTGCCGTGTTGACTCGCCTCCTGCGCCGCCTCCTGCTGTTGCTGCTCGTCGCCGCCGCCGTCGCGGCCGGCGCGCTGGGCTGGTGGGTGACGCAGCCGCTGGCCCTGAGCGGCGACACCGTCGAGGTGCGCGTGCCGGCCGGCGCCTCGCTGCGCACGGCGGCGCGCCAGGCCGCCCGCGCCGGAGTGCGGGCGCCGGCCGACCTGCTCTACGCCTATTTCCGCTGGAAGGTGGAGCCGCAGCAGACCATCAAGCCGGGCGACTACGAGGTCACGCGCGGCATGACCGCCGGCGACCTGCTGGACAAGCTGGTGCGCGGCGACCGCATCATGCTGCCCGTCACCCTGGTCGAGGGCTGGACCTTCAAGCAGGTGCGCCAGGCGCTGGCCCAGGCCGAGCACCTCGCGCACGACACGGCGGCGATGACGCCGGCCGAGATCATGGGCGCTTTGGGCCGTCCCGGCGTGGCGCCCGAGGGGCGCTTCTTCCCGGACACCTACCTGTACGCCAAGGATTCCGGCGAGCTGGCCGTGCTGCGCGAGGCCCTGCAGTTGATGGACAAGCGCCTGGCGGCGGCCTGGGACGCGCGCGCGCCGGGCCTGCCGCTGAAGTCGCCCGACGAGGCGCTGGTGCTGGCCAGCCTGGTCGAGAAGGAAACCGGCCAGGCGGCCGACCGGCCCGAGATCGCCGGCGTGTTCATCAACCGCCTGCGTATCGGCATGCGCCTGCAGACCGACCCCAGCGTGATCTACGGCCTGGGCGACGCCTTCGACGGCAACCTGCGCCGGCGCGACCTGACGGCCGACACGCCCTTCAACACCTACACCCGCGCCGGCCTGCCGCCCACGCCGATCGCCATGCCGGGCAAGGCCTCGCTGATGGCCGCCGTGCAGCCGGCCGACACCAAGGCTCTGTACTTCGTCGCGCGCGGCGACGGCTCCAGCCACTTCAGCCCCACGCTGGACGAGCACAATCGGGCGGTCAACAAGTACCAGCGCGGAGGGGGCAACTGA
- a CDS encoding dTMP kinase — protein MAGTGLFLTFEGIDGAGKSTHIQALADAFRAAGRAVVLTREPGGTPLAEKIRQLALHDAMDALTEALLMFAARRDHVRQVIVPALARGAVVLCDRFTDATFAYQGGGRGFDWDSLLILERLAQTLSGPEADSIQKTVLQPDLTLWFDLPPAVAARRLAAAREPDRFEAQPTAFFEAVRAGYARRAREDAARFARIDADQPLAAVGQAVHAAVQARGWL, from the coding sequence ATGGCGGGCACGGGCCTGTTCTTGACATTCGAGGGCATCGACGGGGCTGGCAAATCGACCCACATCCAGGCTCTGGCCGATGCCTTTCGCGCCGCCGGCCGCGCCGTGGTGCTCACGCGCGAGCCCGGCGGCACGCCGCTGGCCGAAAAAATCCGCCAACTGGCCCTGCACGACGCCATGGACGCGCTGACCGAGGCCCTGCTGATGTTCGCCGCCCGGCGCGACCACGTTCGCCAGGTCATCGTGCCGGCGCTGGCGCGCGGCGCGGTGGTGCTGTGCGACCGCTTCACCGACGCCACCTTCGCCTACCAGGGCGGCGGGCGCGGCTTCGACTGGGATTCGCTCTTGATTCTGGAGCGCCTTGCGCAGACTCTGAGCGGGCCAGAGGCCGATTCGATTCAAAAAACCGTGCTGCAGCCGGATTTGACCCTGTGGTTCGACCTGCCGCCCGCCGTGGCCGCCCGGCGCCTGGCTGCGGCGCGCGAGCCCGACCGCTTCGAGGCCCAGCCCACCGCCTTCTTCGAGGCCGTGCGCGCCGGCTACGCCCGGCGTGCGCGGGAGGACGCCGCGCGCTTTGCCCGCATCGACGCCGACCAGCCCCTGGCCGCCGTCGGCCAGGCCGTGCATGCGGCCGTGCAGGCCCGGGGGTGGTTGTGA